In Nothobranchius furzeri strain GRZ-AD chromosome 18, NfurGRZ-RIMD1, whole genome shotgun sequence, a single genomic region encodes these proteins:
- the pcare1 gene encoding photoreceptor cilium actin regulator, translated as MGCSPSKGSHFATLGPMRRGRMLPAVPQEISSQHEGESKKSTGSTNVDAKEKTGPSHVQVSQKEAQMTPLKRRPVPEQVNMEAENADKLENQVKVNGAASLKKDKSVDKQDLADKKPGKRTRKTAKGAKTPKKNNKDKSKPSSDQKVDFPEPLVKAHQAAYAFLNPSMNKYDCLLGLLEQATQTQALVQPMVAFMALRYEEIIQGLEEMAEEGEKLLKENGEHLAWPSQMKNLSSSPARKPGSANTEPPPDLLQQLLQYTTQRMRNVSRTVGGIGDSALEEAVEYFASVSDLLEEKLKVKHALENRLLHLLTRIEIASLRKPGPEDSALFSEDSGIGAENDSLNGSEKGHRRESCGSRGTNRSSGSPMDTYTNNSGLSRRKYQTQISPSVSLTSLNSLSSTCTITPSDPRDSLLGSVSLDDGEEDDNDNEEADREVGVMKDVLRVRSKSSPLSGTKPPHRLPKTCIENPQNVEMTLKMKNAISGKIQFVQKQKTNANARVANGSKTTGCEWTDEELQSPKRPQTSAAVQRPGVKKSPVARGQRSRSAESLRSRGEDPTLLELERTQRDLNQRLQKMGKSKMGGNSRTAPLRHNQGNSSAQSPATNRKYTLQDRDSKSQLPNNKTSLTKSSTKKEGLTKDLEEDSQKGKKTSDGPIKATPPPSPPSSPRPSSGLQRGRNSVKKLIDTFSQGIEEREGPKVPGPLKGIQRCGVPVLPGLGNVEAVLSAGLTSCRPESTTSEKTDYLDLDSLPPPPLEVLMDNSFESAQNGLTAAGEFAAKVGKSPVLRRAAVSQRLKASVQPVTVLPSKGGLPQSTKVFSTARPDDPDPSKVSQPEAHPGMETNSLCQQARKIINLRQSSEKSSSSCLAATKVQAEPPDLKHGGDLPVPEPDNTASTVPPPAVAASLPSATPPVSRGRMLPSTPSSPGSLHRRLPSPHSLKRESTPPSSTAPSVNRTLPTLPALQRSLPSPTFPKQMVLNSNSCSPFSLKAPSPPASPKVQRLLRQSSSEDPSNARGFNNARSVFCPVSSSMFEAKSCSVPQPPQAWTSTRVSVLSTFWGGRGRFPVSVQAPRPFVRRSQSDRRPSLSGTRRSHGTSVSETCGSEPAICSKGLDDEPTREEDLWGSQLDIRSTPRSASHPDLCVVGQALHRD; from the exons ATGGGCTGCTCACCATCCAAAGGTAGTCACTTTGCCACTTTAGGTCCCATGAGGAGGGGGAGGATGCTCCCCGCTGTGCCTCAAGAAATAAGTTCTCAGCATGAAGGAGAAAGTAAAAAATCAACAGGATCTACAAATGTAGATGCAAAGGAGAAAACGGGACCTTCACACGTCCAAGTATCTCAGAAAGAGGCTCAAATGACCCCACTAAAAAGGCGACCCGTTCCTGAACAAGTGAACATGGAAGCAGAAAACGCAGATAAATTGGAAAATCAGGTAAAAGTCAACGGCGCGGCGTCACTGAAAAAAGACAAAAGCGTCGACAAACAGGACTTAGCAGATAAAAAACCCGGTAAAAGAACACGGAAAACTGCCAAAGGGGCGAAAACTCCCAAAAAGAACAACAAAGATAAAAGCAAACCATCTTCAgatcaaaaagtggattttccggaGCCATTGGTGAAAGCTCATCAAGCTGCTTATGCCTTTTTGAACCCCAGCATGAACAAGTATGACTGTCTGCTTGGACTTCTGGAACAAGCCACCCAAACTCAGGCTCTTGTGCAACCAATGGTGGCTTTCATGGCTCTGCGCTATGAGGAAATCATTCAAGGACTGGAAGAGATGGCAGAAGAAGGTGAAAAACTTTTGAAAGAAAACGGAGAACATCTAGCTTGGCCGAGCCAAATGAAAAACCTCTCCTCCTCTCCGGCTCGTAAGCCCGGCTCTGCTAACACCGAGCCCCCACCAGATTTGTTGCAGCAGCTGCTTCAGTACACCACACAGAGAATGAGGAACGTCAGTCGGACTGTTGGTGGGATTGGGGACTCTGCTTTGGAGGAGGCAGTGGAATATTTTGCCTCAGTGTCAGATCTTTTGGAAGAGAAACTGAAAGTGAAGCATGCGCTGGAGAACAGACTGCTGCATCTCTTGACCCGTATTGAGATAGCTTCTTTGCGAAAGCCTGGACCAGAGGATTCTGCTCTCTTTAGCGAGGACAGCGGAATTGGGGCTGAGAATGATTCCCTCAATGGATCTGAAAAAGGTCATAGACGAGAGAGCTGTGGGTCTCGTGGGACAAACAGAAGCTCTGGCAGTCCCATGGACACCTATACAAACAATAGTGGATTGTCGAGGCGCAAGTATCAGACCCAAATAAGCCCAAGTGTTTCCCTCACCTCACTTAACTCACTCAGTTCTACATGTACCATAACACCTAGTGACCCAAGAGACTCCCTGTTAGGATCCGTCTCCTTGGATGATGGGGAAGAGGATGACAACGACAATGAGGAAGCAGACAGAGAAGTGGGAGTCATGAAAGATGTCCTTAGAGTACGATCTAAATCTTCACCGCTCAGTGGCACAAAACCGCCTCATCGCCTACCTAAAACATGCATAGAGAATCCTCAAAATGTAGAAATGACTCTCAAAATGAAGAATGCCATAAGTGGTAAGATACAGTTTGTACAAAAACAGAAAACCAACGCCAATGCAAGAGTGGCAAATGGCTCCAAAACCACTGGATGTGAATGGACAGATGAGGAGCTACAATCTCCAAAGAGGCCTCAGACATCAGCGGCTGTTCAGAGGCCAGGAGTCAAAAAGAGCCCAGTTGCAAGAGGACAACGCTCCCGGTCTGCAGAATCCCTCAGAAGCAGAGGTGAAGATCCTACGCTGCTCGAGCTGGAGAGGACACAGAGGGACTTAAACCAAAGGTTACAGAAGATGGGCAAAAGCAAGATGGGTGGCAACTCAAGGACTGCTCCCCTTAGACATAATCAAGGAAACTCATCAGCTCAGTCTCCAGCAACAAATCGCAAATACACCTTACAAGATAGGGACAGTAAATCCCAACTACCTAATAACAAAACAAGCCTTACAAAGAGCTCTACTAAAAAAGAGGGATTGACCAAAGACTTGGAAGAAGACTCACAGAAAGGAAAGAAAACTTCAGATGGTCCAATAAAAGCCACCCCACCGCCTAGTCCCCCTTCATCGCCACGGCCATCCTCTGGCCTTCAGAGAGGCAGGAATTCAGTCAAAAAACTGATAGATACCTTCAGTCAAGGAATCGAGGAAAGAGAAGGTCCAAAAGTTCCTGGGCCACTGAAAGGTATCCAAAGATGTGGTGTTCCAGTCCTTCCTGGTTTAGGAAATGTTGAAGCTGTGCTCAGTGCTGGCCTGACAAGTTGTAGGCCTGAGTCGACAACGTCAGAGAAAACAGATTACCTAGATCTGGATAGTCTTCCTCCACCTCCGCTGGAAGTCCTAATGGATAACTCTTTTGAAAGTGCCCAGAATGGATTGACTGCAGCAGGGGAATTTGCTGCAAAAGTAGGAAAGTCACCGGTGTTAAGAAGAGCTGCGGTATCCCAACGGCTGAAGGCTTCAGTTCAGCCGGTTACAGTACTGCCAAGTAAAGGAGGCCTTCCACAATCCACAAAGGTCTTTTCTACCGCTAGACCGGATGACCCAGATCCATCAAAGGTTAGCCAACCAGAAGCTCATCCCGGGATGGAAACCAATTCCTTGTGCCAGCAAGCCAGGAAGATCATAAACCTACGACAGTCCTCAGAGAAATCGTCATCAAGTTGTTTAGCAGCAACCAAAGTTCAAGCAGAACCACCTGATTTAAAGCATGGTGGAGACCTTCCAGTGCCTGAACCTGACAACACAGCATCCACAGTGCCTCCTCCTGCAGTAGCTGCCAGCCTACCATCGGCCACCCCGCCTGTCTCTAGAGGAAGGATGTTACCTTCCACACCTTCTTCCCCAGGCAGCTTACATCGAAGACTCCCAAGTCCCCACAGTTTGAAAAGAGAATCTACACCACCCTCATCCACCGCTCCATCTGTGAACAGGACTCTTCCTACACTACCAGCCCTTCAGAGAAGTCTCCCCAGCCCAACCTTCCCAAAGCAGATGGTTTTAAACTCAAACTCATGCTCCCCATTCTCTTTAAAAGCCCCGTCTCCACCAGCATCGCCAAAGGTCCAGAGGCTTCTTAGACAGAGTAGCAGTGAAGACCCATCGAATGCTCGGGGGTTCAACAACGCTCGTTCAGTCTTCTGTCCAGTTTCGTCATCCATGTTTGAGGCCAAGTCTTGTTCAGTTCCACAGCCACCACAAGCATGGACGTCTACCAGAGTTTCTGTTCTCTCAACCTTCTGGGGGGGTCGAGGAAGGTTCCCCGTTTCTGTTCAAGCACCTCGACCCTTTGTCCGCCGCAGCCAATCAGATCGAAGGCCGAGTCTGAGTGGGACACGACGGTCTCATGGCACATCAGTGTCTGAGACTTGTGGGAGTGAACCAGCAATATGTTCAAAGGG GCTGGACGACGAACCAACCAGAGAGGAGGATTTATGGGGCAGCCAGTTGGACATCAGATCAACCCCACGCTCTGCATCACATCCGGACCTGTGTGTTGTTGGCCAAGCCTTACACAGGGACTAA